One window of Dendropsophus ebraccatus isolate aDenEbr1 chromosome 13, aDenEbr1.pat, whole genome shotgun sequence genomic DNA carries:
- the RD3L gene encoding protein RD3-like codes for MPFFGWMKWSRAESDKSSQYPGSEVVTKTLLRELQWHLGERERLLHEIENEQRGQKAGTDYNWMRNDYSLKPSIPVTEQKQLEVLCSQIQPCHTGTVLSRFREVLAENDVLPWEIVYIFKQVLKEFLSSLERENQQVKLLDMWNANCPVNFTMPGDPNLHKEEIPTVSSYVDRNTQSLFPTFSHRIWNLPYYYPSS; via the exons ATGCCTTTCTTTGGTTGGATGAAATGGTCCAGAGCAGAGTCTGACAAATCTTCGCAATACCCTGGCTCTGAAGTGGTGACCAAGACTTTGTTAAGAGAATTGCAATGGCACCTGGGAGAGCGAGAGCGACTGCTGCACGAGATAGAGAACGAGCAGAGGGGACAGAAAGCAGGGACAGATTATAACTGGATGAGGAACGATTATAGCTTGAAGCCGAGCATCCCGGTGACCGAGCAGAAGCAGCTGGAGGTGCTGTGCTCCCAGATCCAGCCATGCCATACAGGGACGGTGCTCAGCAG ATTTCGTGAAGTTTTGGCAGAGAATGACGTGCTACCTTGGGAGATTGTCTATATATTTAAGCAGGTCCTAAAGGAATTCCTGAGCTCCTTAGAAAGAGAAAATCAACAGGTGAAGTTGCTGGACATGTGGAACGCAAACTGCCCCGTTAACTTCACCATGCCCGGGGATCCAAACCTACACAAGGAGGAAATACCAACAGTGTCCAGCTACGTGGATAGGAATACTCAAAGTCTGTTCCCAACCTTCTCACATCGAATCTGGAacctgccatactactacccatcAAGTTAG